In one window of Cytophagaceae bacterium ABcell3 DNA:
- the atpB gene encoding F0F1 ATP synthase subunit A, with protein MFKKQLLIALLAVLCQFNYAFGGSQSEDTPIEEVNVGEVIMHHIGDAHEWHFATIGETHITLPLPVILFSNQRGLITFMSSQFHNEEHAHQGLHLDHETATITSTHPDEVIYDFSITKNVAALFIACIILVWVFLAVAKGYKNNAGHAPKGVQSFFEPIIVFIRDDVAKSIIGEKKYERFLPYLLTIFFFIWFNNLFGLFPAAANVTGNISVTFMLAATTFLITNFSGNKNYWGHVFNTPGVPWPIKLIIVPIEIISLFTKPFSLMVRLFANITAGHIIILSLLSLIFLFRTAWASLLSLPFALFMSFLELFVAILQAYIFTLLSAMYFSAAVEEHHEHEHDTVEKPLY; from the coding sequence ATGTTTAAAAAGCAGCTTTTAATTGCTTTGCTGGCTGTGCTATGCCAGTTTAACTATGCTTTTGGGGGAAGCCAGTCAGAAGACACTCCCATTGAAGAAGTTAATGTCGGAGAAGTAATCATGCACCATATAGGTGATGCGCATGAATGGCACTTTGCAACAATCGGTGAAACACATATAACACTTCCTTTGCCGGTTATTTTATTTTCAAATCAGCGGGGCTTAATAACTTTTATGTCTTCGCAGTTTCATAACGAAGAACACGCCCACCAAGGACTGCACTTGGATCATGAAACGGCCACCATTACTTCTACCCATCCTGATGAAGTTATATATGACTTCTCTATTACTAAAAATGTTGCAGCCCTTTTTATAGCATGTATTATACTTGTGTGGGTATTTCTCGCTGTAGCTAAAGGCTACAAAAACAATGCCGGTCATGCTCCTAAGGGTGTTCAGTCTTTCTTTGAGCCTATCATTGTATTTATAAGAGACGATGTAGCTAAAAGCATTATTGGTGAAAAGAAGTATGAAAGGTTTCTTCCTTACTTGTTGACTATATTCTTCTTTATTTGGTTCAACAACTTATTCGGGTTATTCCCAGCCGCTGCAAACGTTACCGGAAATATCTCAGTAACCTTTATGTTGGCTGCCACTACTTTTCTTATCACTAACTTTAGTGGTAATAAAAACTATTGGGGGCACGTGTTTAACACACCAGGGGTGCCTTGGCCTATTAAACTTATCATTGTACCAATTGAGATAATAAGTTTATTTACCAAGCCATTTTCGTTAATGGTCAGGTTGTTTGCCAACATCACAGCGGGGCACATCATTATTCTCAGCCTTTTGTCTCTGATCTTTTTGTTCAGGACTGCCTGGGCTAGTTTGCTAAGTCTGCCTTTTGCATTGTTTATGTCCTTCCTAGAGTTGTTCGTTGCTATATTGCAGGCTTATATATTTACCCTGCTTTCAGCTATGTACTTCTCAGCGGCAGTAGAAGAACATCATGAGCATGAGCACGACACTGTAGAAAAACCACTTTACTAA
- a CDS encoding OmpA family protein has product MKKTGILSVLILSVIVSSCSPSAKRLFSRGQERYEQEEFEYAKEDFKQALAKGGPRAESNYYIAEAYRKSNRIHDAESYYKDAIDAGIKDEEAYFYYAKAMTANGKYENAKEQYRKFLKIASNFDLIDRAKAEIENLKLLSDVTKKKTWYDIRNLEELNSEGADYAPVLFNNSLFFTSSRGSEKVYGGTGTGFTDIYEFIFDGVEKYSGQAKRLPKSINSENAHEACAVFSKDGRTMYLTRSNTGKKKEGSHDVNLYMSKMVKGEWSEPVMMKISDEEAWDSTPMLSADGKTLYFASNREGGMGGTDLYKATRDSTGDWGNVENLGAPFNTSGNEMFPFEYEDGTFYFSSDGHPTLGGLDVFVVTEDEEGELAVENMGSPLNSTYDDFGIFKTDSISGFYCSNRPDGKGDDDIYEFVDKSRVRIAIYSIDGTAFGTEDEIEEHILAGATIRLIDDNGDTLSVVKSDPEGKFELPVEPEKNYRIVADKPGEPAYLRKSFELSTKDETVAFEDLEPGDNEIKIPFSLTLMAKKKIKFVVDNIYYDYDKANIKPSAAKELDKIVAFLDDNRDITIELSSHTDERGDAEYNRKLSQRRADSAVAYIIKQGIESERITAMGYGKSQPLIVGAKTEEEHQKNRRTEVKITGILEDVEIDYKGESFNKSKPEDQIATEELIPEEEEESIGEIEEVEVEDPEKE; this is encoded by the coding sequence ATGAAAAAAACCGGAATCCTGAGCGTCCTGATACTATCAGTTATCGTTTCATCTTGCTCCCCAAGTGCCAAAAGGCTTTTTAGTCGTGGTCAAGAAAGATATGAGCAAGAAGAGTTTGAATATGCTAAAGAAGATTTTAAGCAAGCTTTAGCCAAAGGTGGCCCTAGGGCTGAATCCAACTACTATATTGCAGAGGCTTATAGAAAATCAAACAGGATTCACGATGCAGAGTCTTATTATAAAGATGCAATAGATGCAGGCATCAAGGACGAGGAAGCCTATTTTTATTATGCCAAAGCCATGACGGCAAATGGCAAATATGAAAACGCCAAAGAGCAGTACCGCAAATTTTTGAAAATTGCCAGCAACTTTGACTTGATCGACAGGGCCAAAGCCGAAATAGAAAACCTCAAACTCTTGTCAGATGTAACCAAGAAAAAAACATGGTACGACATCAGAAACCTTGAAGAGCTAAACAGTGAAGGAGCTGACTATGCACCGGTTTTGTTTAACAACAGCTTATTTTTCACTTCTTCAAGAGGCTCTGAGAAAGTATACGGCGGAACAGGAACTGGGTTTACCGATATTTATGAGTTTATCTTTGACGGTGTAGAAAAATACTCCGGACAAGCGAAAAGACTTCCAAAGTCTATCAACAGTGAGAACGCACACGAAGCCTGTGCGGTCTTTTCTAAAGATGGCAGGACCATGTACCTAACAAGAAGCAATACAGGTAAAAAGAAAGAGGGATCTCATGATGTAAACCTTTACATGTCTAAAATGGTAAAAGGTGAATGGTCAGAGCCTGTTATGATGAAAATATCAGATGAAGAAGCTTGGGATTCCACGCCAATGTTATCGGCAGATGGCAAAACATTATACTTTGCATCTAACCGTGAAGGCGGAATGGGCGGAACTGACCTTTATAAAGCCACCAGAGACTCTACAGGAGACTGGGGCAATGTAGAGAACCTTGGCGCCCCTTTCAATACCTCAGGCAATGAGATGTTCCCGTTTGAATACGAAGACGGAACCTTCTACTTTTCTTCTGACGGCCACCCGACGCTTGGCGGACTTGATGTTTTTGTAGTCACTGAAGATGAAGAAGGTGAGCTGGCTGTTGAAAACATGGGAAGCCCTTTAAATAGTACTTATGATGATTTTGGCATCTTCAAAACTGATAGCATAAGCGGTTTTTACTGTTCTAACAGGCCGGACGGAAAAGGTGATGACGATATTTATGAATTTGTTGACAAGTCTCGCGTACGTATTGCTATTTATTCTATAGACGGTACAGCATTCGGAACAGAAGATGAAATAGAGGAACATATCTTGGCAGGTGCCACTATCAGACTTATTGACGATAATGGAGACACCCTATCTGTCGTAAAATCTGATCCCGAAGGTAAATTTGAGCTACCAGTTGAACCTGAGAAAAACTATAGAATTGTCGCTGACAAGCCAGGTGAACCTGCATATTTGAGAAAGTCATTTGAGCTTTCTACCAAAGACGAAACGGTAGCGTTTGAAGACTTGGAACCTGGGGACAATGAAATAAAAATCCCATTCTCCCTAACATTGATGGCGAAAAAGAAAATCAAGTTTGTTGTTGACAATATCTACTATGATTATGATAAAGCAAACATCAAACCTTCCGCAGCAAAAGAACTTGACAAAATTGTAGCATTCCTTGACGACAATAGAGACATTACCATAGAGCTAAGCTCTCATACAGATGAAAGGGGTGATGCAGAATACAACAGAAAGTTATCTCAAAGAAGAGCAGACTCGGCAGTTGCTTATATCATTAAGCAAGGTATAGAAAGCGAGAGAATAACAGCTATGGGTTATGGAAAATCCCAGCCACTGATCGTTGGTGCAAAAACTGAAGAAGAACACCAAAAAAACAGAAGAACAGAAGTGAAGATTACTGGTATTCTAGAAGATGTAGAAATCGACTATAAAGGTGAGTCTTTCAATAAATCCAAACCTGAAGATCAAATAGCTACGGAAGAGCTTATTCCAGAAGAGGAAGAAGAAAGTATAGGAGAAATAGAAGAAGTTGAGGTAGAAGATCCAGAAAAGGAATAA
- the atpE gene encoding ATP synthase F0 subunit C → MFNPLFLIELGWALFGAGVGAGIAALAAGIGIGKIGSSAVESIARQPNESGKIQTAMLIASAFIEGVALFAVVVCLLISFTEA, encoded by the coding sequence ATGTTCAATCCATTATTCTTAATCGAATTAGGCTGGGCTCTTTTCGGAGCTGGTGTTGGTGCTGGTATCGCTGCTTTAGCTGCAGGTATAGGTATCGGTAAAATAGGTTCTTCTGCTGTTGAATCTATTGCAAGACAACCTAATGAGAGTGGTAAGATCCAAACTGCTATGCTTATTGCTTCTGCCTTCATCGAGGGTGTTGCTCTTTTTGCAGTAGTTGTTTGTCTTCTTATTTCTTTCACAGAAGCTTAA
- a CDS encoding (Fe-S)-binding protein produces the protein MDNNVPIMSELAAANKEPEILFWVGCAGSFDERYKSVTVAFAKILNKLKINYAVLGPEEACTGDPAKRAGNEFLFQMMAVNNIQLLNGYNIKKIVTACPHCFNTIKNEYPSLGGNYEVIHHSVFLQQLIDEGKIKLKEGGDFKGKKITYHDSCYLGRSNNIYEAPRKVLETLDAELIEMKRCRTKGLCCGAGGAQMFKEPEPGKKDVNVERTEEALNTGAEIIASACPFCMTMLSDGVKNKEKEQSVKVYDIAELIAKNENL, from the coding sequence ATGGATAATAATGTTCCTATAATGTCGGAATTGGCTGCCGCCAATAAAGAGCCGGAAATCTTGTTTTGGGTAGGCTGCGCAGGCTCTTTTGACGAAAGATATAAGTCTGTAACAGTAGCTTTTGCTAAAATACTAAATAAGCTGAAGATAAATTACGCTGTATTAGGCCCCGAAGAGGCATGTACAGGAGACCCTGCCAAAAGGGCTGGGAACGAATTCCTTTTTCAAATGATGGCTGTAAACAACATACAGCTCCTAAACGGCTATAATATTAAAAAAATAGTTACGGCTTGCCCTCATTGTTTCAATACCATCAAAAATGAATATCCAAGCTTGGGAGGAAATTATGAGGTGATCCACCACTCTGTTTTTTTGCAGCAGCTTATTGATGAAGGCAAAATAAAACTCAAAGAAGGAGGTGATTTCAAAGGCAAGAAAATCACCTACCACGACTCTTGCTACTTAGGCAGGTCCAACAATATCTACGAAGCCCCAAGGAAAGTTTTAGAAACTTTAGATGCAGAGCTCATAGAAATGAAAAGGTGCCGAACCAAAGGATTGTGCTGTGGCGCTGGTGGGGCGCAAATGTTCAAAGAGCCAGAACCTGGCAAGAAAGATGTAAACGTAGAGCGTACAGAAGAAGCGCTCAATACAGGCGCGGAAATAATTGCATCTGCATGCCCATTTTGCATGACGATGCTTTCTGATGGTGTGAAAAATAAAGAAAAAGAACAATCGGTAAAGGTATACGATATTGCAGAACTTATTGCCAAAAACGAAAATCTATAA
- a CDS encoding F0F1 ATP synthase subunit B yields MELITPDFGLLFWQTLTFIIVLFILSKFAWKPIMQALKDRENTIEEALSSAQRAKEEMLQMKATNEKLLQEARLEREKILREAQATANEMVSKAKETAQVEGNRMIENARVAINTEKQAALTEVKNQAAELAIDIAEKLLRKELSDAAAQKELADKFIKDVNLN; encoded by the coding sequence ATGGAACTTATAACCCCAGATTTTGGCCTATTATTTTGGCAAACTCTTACTTTCATTATCGTATTGTTCATACTTTCAAAGTTTGCCTGGAAGCCGATTATGCAAGCCTTGAAAGACAGGGAAAATACGATTGAAGAAGCTTTGTCTTCTGCACAACGTGCCAAAGAAGAAATGCTTCAGATGAAAGCAACAAATGAAAAACTTCTTCAAGAAGCTCGTTTGGAGCGTGAGAAAATCCTTCGAGAAGCCCAAGCAACTGCCAATGAGATGGTTTCTAAAGCTAAAGAAACTGCTCAGGTGGAAGGTAACAGGATGATTGAAAACGCTAGAGTGGCAATCAACACTGAAAAACAAGCGGCTCTTACAGAGGTGAAAAATCAAGCGGCTGAACTTGCTATTGATATTGCAGAAAAGCTTTTAAGAAAAGAACTTTCTGATGCTGCTGCTCAAAAAGAACTTGCAGATAAATTTATTAAAGACGTAAACTTAAATTAA
- a CDS encoding (Fe-S)-binding protein, whose product MAYAPQIIFIIIFGVTVFYVTKRIREIRKNILLGREVELTGSRSERFKTMVLFALGQKKMFHKPLPAILHLFVYIGFIVINIEMIEIILDGFFGTHRVFATGLGNVYPFFINVFELLAVSVIIGCVIFLIRRNILGLRRFKGEEMRRWPTLDANLILTAEILLMLAFLTMNSTDVVLQQRGAEHYVQTGSFFFSGLLVDFFTNFSNATLIAIERFAWWFHIIGIFAFSMYIFYDSKHLHIFFAFPNTWYSKLTPTGKFSNMPEVTKEVKLMLGVPEEAPAESTEEAPPGRFGAKDVQDLTWKNILDAYSCTECGRCTASCPANMTGKKLSPRKIMMDTRDRAEEIGRNIKTKGTDKANEGAALLDGYITSEELMACTTCQACVEACPVNIDPLDIIMQLRRYKAMEESSTPAAWNAMFSNVETNFAPWKFAPSDRFKWAEKIKNN is encoded by the coding sequence ATGGCTTACGCACCACAAATAATTTTTATCATAATATTCGGTGTAACAGTTTTTTACGTTACCAAAAGAATTAGAGAAATTCGAAAAAATATTTTGCTCGGCAGAGAGGTAGAGCTGACCGGAAGCCGCTCCGAACGGTTCAAGACAATGGTTCTCTTTGCTCTTGGCCAAAAAAAAATGTTCCATAAGCCGCTCCCCGCTATTTTGCATTTGTTTGTATATATAGGCTTTATAGTCATAAACATTGAAATGATAGAAATCATACTCGATGGTTTTTTTGGCACCCATCGTGTGTTTGCCACTGGCTTAGGCAATGTCTATCCTTTCTTTATCAATGTATTTGAACTATTAGCAGTATCTGTTATCATAGGATGTGTGATATTTTTGATCAGAAGGAACATTCTTGGCTTACGTCGTTTTAAAGGGGAAGAAATGAGACGCTGGCCAACCCTCGACGCCAACCTTATTCTTACCGCCGAAATTTTATTGATGCTGGCTTTTCTTACAATGAACTCTACAGACGTAGTGCTTCAGCAACGTGGGGCGGAACACTATGTACAAACTGGCAGTTTCTTCTTCAGTGGTCTACTGGTAGACTTTTTCACCAATTTCTCCAATGCCACTTTAATTGCCATTGAAAGGTTTGCGTGGTGGTTTCATATAATAGGTATTTTTGCTTTTTCTATGTACATATTTTATGATTCAAAACACCTGCATATATTTTTCGCATTTCCTAATACCTGGTACAGCAAACTTACCCCTACCGGGAAGTTCAGCAATATGCCGGAAGTAACGAAAGAAGTAAAACTTATGCTAGGAGTGCCAGAAGAAGCGCCTGCGGAAAGCACAGAAGAAGCACCTCCAGGAAGGTTTGGCGCCAAAGATGTTCAAGACCTAACTTGGAAAAACATACTGGACGCCTACAGTTGCACAGAATGCGGAAGATGTACAGCCTCATGCCCAGCCAACATGACAGGCAAAAAGCTTTCTCCAAGAAAAATCATGATGGACACGAGAGACAGGGCTGAAGAAATTGGCCGTAACATTAAGACTAAAGGTACAGACAAAGCCAATGAAGGGGCTGCCCTTCTGGACGGTTACATAACCTCTGAAGAACTTATGGCTTGCACTACTTGCCAAGCATGTGTAGAGGCTTGTCCTGTAAACATAGACCCGCTAGATATCATCATGCAGCTAAGGCGCTATAAGGCTATGGAAGAATCCAGCACGCCAGCCGCTTGGAATGCGATGTTCTCAAATGTTGAAACTAACTTTGCCCCTTGGAAATTTGCCCCTAGTGACAGGTTTAAATGGGCGGAAAAAATTAAAAACAATTAA
- a CDS encoding AIR synthase-related protein: MMNRYNQRGVSSDKEDVHNAIKNIDKGIFPKAFCKIIPDIMGNDANYCNIMHADGAGTKSSLAYIYWKETGDISVWKGIAQDAVVMNTDDLLCVGVTDQILLSSTIGRNKNLIPGEVIAEIINGTEETLQMLRDNDVDIFSTGGETADVGDLVKTVIVDSTVTARAKREDIISNDRIKEGDVIVALASHGQASYENEYNGGMGSNGLTSARHDVFKHDYATKYPESYDGSISKDLIYSGSRSLTEKPDGFPLDLGKLVLSPTRTYLPVAKKLFAELKSQINGMVHCSGGGQTKVLHFVENLHIIKDNLMEVPPLFKLIQEESSTPWKEMFKVFNMGHRLEIYLPESYAKTVIDIANSYNIDAAVIGRVEKSDKKRLTIKHNGIEYLYE, translated from the coding sequence ATCATGAACAGGTACAATCAGAGAGGTGTCTCCTCGGACAAAGAAGATGTTCATAATGCAATAAAGAACATTGACAAAGGCATATTTCCCAAGGCGTTTTGTAAAATCATACCCGACATTATGGGCAATGATGCCAATTATTGCAATATAATGCATGCGGATGGCGCAGGGACCAAATCTTCCCTGGCATACATATACTGGAAGGAAACAGGAGATATATCTGTGTGGAAGGGAATAGCACAAGACGCGGTGGTAATGAATACGGACGATCTGCTATGTGTTGGCGTAACCGACCAAATTCTGCTATCCTCTACCATTGGAAGAAACAAAAATCTAATCCCAGGAGAAGTTATTGCAGAGATAATTAACGGAACGGAAGAAACCCTGCAAATGCTTCGTGACAATGATGTAGATATATTTAGTACTGGTGGAGAAACCGCTGACGTAGGCGATTTAGTAAAAACAGTTATAGTAGATAGTACTGTCACAGCCAGGGCCAAAAGGGAAGATATTATATCAAATGACCGGATCAAAGAAGGGGATGTAATCGTTGCCCTTGCCTCCCATGGTCAAGCATCATATGAAAACGAGTACAATGGAGGAATGGGAAGCAACGGACTCACATCTGCCCGCCATGATGTGTTTAAACATGACTATGCAACTAAATACCCTGAAAGTTATGACGGATCCATTTCTAAGGATCTGATCTATTCAGGCAGCCGTAGCTTAACAGAAAAGCCTGATGGCTTTCCGCTCGATTTAGGAAAGCTAGTGCTCTCCCCTACCAGGACTTACCTTCCGGTAGCCAAAAAGCTTTTTGCAGAACTTAAAAGCCAAATTAATGGAATGGTGCACTGTAGTGGTGGCGGCCAAACAAAAGTCTTACATTTTGTAGAGAACCTGCATATTATAAAGGACAACTTAATGGAAGTACCACCTTTGTTCAAATTAATTCAGGAAGAAAGCAGCACCCCATGGAAAGAAATGTTTAAGGTGTTCAATATGGGACATAGATTAGAAATCTATTTACCTGAATCCTATGCCAAAACGGTCATTGATATAGCTAACAGCTATAATATTGATGCAGCAGTAATAGGAAGAGTAGAAAAGTCTGACAAAAAAAGGCTGACCATCAAACATAACGGCATTGAATATCTATATGAGTAA
- the atpA gene encoding F0F1 ATP synthase subunit alpha, whose amino-acid sequence MVEVRPDEVSAILREQLSNFRTEAELEEVGTVLQVGDGVARIYGLTNAQSGELLEFENGLRAMVLNLEEDNVGAVLLGDYSNVKEGDTVKRTKRIAYVNVGDGLIGRVVDTLGNPIDGKGPIEGKTYEMPLERKAPGVIYRQPVNEPLQTGIKAIDSMIPIGRGQRELIIGDRQTGKTAVALDAILNQREYYEKGEPVFCIYVAVGQKASTVAQIVNALEKGKALDYTVVVAASASDPAPMQFFAPFTGAAIGEFFRDTGRPALVVYDDLSKQAVAYREVSLLLRRPPGREAYPGDVFYLHSRLLERAAKINKSDEIAKNMNDLPENIKDIVKGGGSLTALPIIETQAGDVSAYIPTNVISITDGQIFLETNLFNAGIRPAINVGISVSRVGGSAQIKSMKKVSGTLKLDQAQFRELEAFAKFGSDLDPSTKLTIERGKRNLEILKQAQYSPVAVELQVAIIYVATNGLLDNVPVEEVKNFENQFSGLLVAQHKDVLETIKSGKIDDSVTSVLKQVAKDLSSKFAK is encoded by the coding sequence ATGGTAGAAGTAAGACCCGATGAGGTTTCTGCAATATTAAGAGAGCAGTTATCTAATTTCAGAACAGAAGCTGAGCTTGAAGAAGTCGGTACCGTTCTTCAGGTAGGTGATGGTGTGGCAAGGATTTATGGCCTTACCAACGCACAATCTGGTGAACTTTTAGAATTTGAAAACGGGTTAAGGGCTATGGTTCTTAACCTTGAAGAAGATAATGTAGGTGCTGTATTACTTGGAGATTACAGTAATGTTAAAGAAGGTGATACAGTTAAAAGAACTAAAAGGATTGCTTACGTTAACGTAGGCGATGGTCTTATAGGTAGGGTGGTGGATACGCTGGGTAATCCTATTGATGGAAAAGGCCCTATCGAAGGTAAAACTTATGAGATGCCATTAGAGAGAAAAGCTCCTGGTGTTATTTATAGACAGCCGGTAAATGAGCCTCTTCAAACTGGTATCAAGGCTATTGACTCTATGATCCCGATCGGTAGGGGGCAAAGGGAGTTGATCATTGGTGATAGACAGACTGGTAAAACGGCTGTTGCGCTTGATGCTATTCTTAATCAAAGGGAATATTATGAAAAAGGTGAGCCGGTATTTTGTATCTACGTTGCTGTAGGTCAAAAAGCAAGTACTGTAGCTCAAATAGTTAACGCTCTTGAAAAAGGTAAAGCGTTAGATTATACTGTTGTAGTTGCTGCTTCTGCTTCAGACCCAGCGCCTATGCAGTTTTTTGCTCCTTTTACGGGTGCTGCTATAGGTGAGTTTTTCAGAGATACAGGTCGTCCTGCTCTAGTGGTTTATGATGACCTTTCTAAGCAGGCTGTAGCTTATAGAGAAGTTTCTCTTTTATTGAGAAGACCTCCAGGACGTGAAGCTTATCCTGGTGATGTATTCTATTTGCATAGTCGTTTGCTTGAAAGAGCTGCCAAAATCAACAAGTCGGACGAGATTGCTAAGAACATGAACGACCTTCCTGAAAATATCAAAGATATTGTTAAAGGTGGTGGTTCTCTTACTGCACTTCCGATCATTGAAACACAAGCTGGTGACGTTTCCGCTTATATTCCTACCAATGTGATCTCTATTACAGATGGTCAGATATTCCTAGAAACTAACCTTTTCAATGCTGGTATCCGTCCTGCTATTAACGTAGGTATCTCCGTATCTAGGGTAGGTGGTAGTGCTCAGATCAAATCTATGAAGAAGGTTTCTGGTACACTTAAACTTGACCAAGCGCAGTTTAGGGAACTAGAAGCATTTGCTAAGTTTGGTTCAGATCTTGACCCTTCTACAAAACTTACGATTGAAAGAGGTAAGAGAAACCTTGAAATTCTTAAGCAAGCACAATACTCTCCAGTAGCTGTAGAACTTCAGGTAGCTATTATCTATGTGGCTACCAATGGTCTTTTAGACAATGTACCGGTAGAGGAAGTTAAGAATTTCGAGAACCAGTTTTCTGGGCTTCTTGTGGCGCAACACAAAGATGTTCTGGAGACAATAAAATCAGGTAAAATAGATGACTCTGTTACCAGCGTACTTAAGCAGGTAGCTAAAGATTTATCTTCAAAATTCGCTAAATAA
- the atpH gene encoding ATP synthase F1 subunit delta gives MHESRVASRYAKSLIDFAIEKGILEEVKKDMAFFGDLCEKNHELVRVLKNPIIKSDKKKQILHILLKGRVNDVTLKFFDIVSGKGREKFLFHTSKEFLSQYRNYKGIVKAQVVSAYPITEDQRKSFVKIVSDITGKKVELSEVINENIIGGFNLTIGDRQIDETIKSKLQKLKSNFSYNPYLAKI, from the coding sequence ATGCATGAGTCGAGGGTGGCGTCCAGATATGCCAAATCTTTAATAGACTTCGCAATTGAAAAGGGAATCTTGGAAGAGGTTAAGAAAGATATGGCCTTTTTTGGGGATCTTTGTGAAAAAAATCATGAACTGGTAAGGGTACTTAAAAACCCAATTATCAAAAGTGATAAAAAGAAGCAAATTCTTCACATCCTTTTAAAAGGTAGGGTCAACGATGTTACCCTTAAGTTCTTTGATATTGTTTCTGGTAAAGGTCGGGAAAAGTTTCTTTTCCATACTTCCAAGGAATTTTTATCTCAGTATAGAAACTATAAAGGTATAGTAAAAGCCCAGGTGGTAAGTGCTTATCCTATTACAGAAGACCAAAGAAAGAGCTTTGTAAAAATAGTTTCTGATATAACTGGTAAGAAGGTCGAACTTTCCGAAGTTATCAATGAAAATATTATCGGAGGCTTTAACCTGACCATTGGAGACCGTCAGATAGACGAAACAATTAAGAGCAAGCTCCAGAAATTGAAAAGTAATTTTAGTTATAATCCATATTTAGCCAAAATATAG
- the atpG gene encoding ATP synthase F1 subunit gamma: MASLKEVRGRIVSVNSTQQITKAMKMVAAAKLKRAQDNIIKIRPYTQKLDEILHNITSSLDSSFENQYSVTREPEKILLVVVTSDRGLAGAFNTNIIKATNYFLENHYREQHNAGNVTLLCIGKKGADAFKKRSDVKVINDYATLFSDLVFDNVRKAAEYAMDSFVKGEYDKVEIVYNEFKNAAVQVVRRENFLPLVDEEKEEGQEEQNAQGFGTDYIFEPSKTEIVNELIPKSLKIQFYKALLESNASEHGARMTAMDKATENAKELLKELRLSYNRTRQAAITTEILEIVGGAEALNA; the protein is encoded by the coding sequence ATGGCAAGTTTAAAAGAGGTCAGAGGAAGGATAGTATCTGTCAATTCTACGCAGCAGATTACCAAAGCCATGAAAATGGTGGCCGCTGCTAAGTTGAAAAGGGCACAGGATAATATTATAAAAATCCGCCCTTATACTCAAAAGCTAGATGAGATTCTTCACAATATTACGTCCAGCCTTGACAGCTCTTTTGAGAATCAGTACAGTGTTACTAGAGAACCAGAAAAGATTTTGTTAGTGGTAGTTACTTCTGACAGAGGTCTTGCGGGGGCTTTTAACACCAATATCATCAAAGCAACGAATTATTTTCTGGAAAACCATTATCGTGAGCAACATAATGCTGGTAATGTGACTTTGCTTTGTATCGGTAAAAAAGGTGCTGATGCTTTTAAGAAAAGAAGTGATGTCAAAGTTATCAATGACTACGCTACGCTTTTTTCTGATCTTGTATTTGATAATGTCAGGAAAGCTGCCGAGTATGCTATGGATAGCTTTGTGAAAGGTGAATATGACAAGGTAGAAATCGTTTACAACGAGTTTAAAAATGCGGCTGTACAGGTGGTAAGAAGGGAGAACTTTTTGCCTCTGGTTGATGAAGAAAAAGAGGAGGGACAGGAAGAGCAGAATGCACAAGGTTTTGGAACGGATTATATTTTTGAGCCTTCTAAAACCGAAATTGTAAACGAGTTGATCCCTAAAAGCTTAAAAATTCAATTTTACAAAGCACTTCTTGAGTCTAATGCTTCTGAGCATGGTGCACGTATGACGGCCATGGACAAAGCTACTGAAAACGCAAAAGAATTGTTGAAAGAGCTTAGGCTTAGCTATAACAGGACAAGGCAGGCGGCTATTACCACTGAAATTCTCGAAATTGTGGGTGGTGCCGAAGCGTTGAATGCCTAG